gtggcaagtGAGTGTCTATTTAATCTCATGTAAGTGATCAAGATTTAGCCTCTCATTGATGCATGTAACTGCAcattccctcctttttttttaccttatagACATGCATGGTACAGTTGCAGGTTTCCAGAGACAGCATCATGTCACCTCCAtgatttctctctgtctcatatTACAGGCTCAGCCTTCATCATAGTGCATGTTACACGCAGCCTGTCAATCAAACGTGCAAATCTATTACTCCACCACCAGCATCCGGCAGCCAAGGACGAGGTCACTCCGACTCTGCTCGCTTTGGCCGCGGTCGCTCCTGCTTCAGCCTGCATGTATCAGTGCGACTCACCGGCCAGATGTTGCTGTGATCGAGGAGCAGCAGGCCACAGCTGGCTCCGTCCTCTTACGcatccatcctcatcctcatccccACATCCTTCTCCACTCGTGACAAGCCTCTACATTTCCTCCACGCAGCGACGCgacaatcaaacaaaacagcCGCGAGCGCGCCCACGTGCAAATTAacgcacctgtgtgtgtgtgtgtgtgtgtgtgtgtttaatcttGTGTAGTTTAATTCAATGCACCCATGCACCTACCCGCGGAGCGTCCGCGAGTCAAACCCACCAACCCACCCAACAACCTCAACACGCCCAGCTACTATTACCTTTCAGCGGCGTGACGTCACCATGCGGCGATAGATTATTTTCCGATAGAGGAATCGATCACCGCCCGATGCACGAGGaagctgcaggagcagcagacagagccgctgctgctgctgctggaaagcCAGGATGCAACCTGcagcgtgcgcgcgcgcgtgtgtgtgtcagagagagagtgagagagagggagagagggagggacgtCCAACTGTCTAAAAACCACcataaaaccataaaaccaGACACTTTTATATTGATTTGTTACTCATTATTCTGTTCATATCTTCAGGTTACACTGAGctacttcttttatttttcttttacttcatgCACATtcacttaaatgtaaataagggATGATAAGGGTATTTCTACTTCCTAAACTTACACTGTAACTAACATCAGTAAGAATATAATTGTTTAAACATTTGCAACATCACAACAAGATGTCTTTTGTAAATTCAGATGAGTTTCCTACCAGGTTTAATTATACGGAAGTCAATTTTGCCACATGGAAAAAAGAATGCATAATTTTGAGATAGTAtcccataattatgagatgctatGTCATAATAATGAGTTACTATTTCAAAATTATGACttattatctcataattatgacttaccAATTTGTCTTCCATAGGCAGGTGATTTAATTACTCTTCTCTACATGAGGGTGCGTCACTGCAGCAGTCCCACTGGAAACCGAAAGTAAAAGTTATGTTCCAGCGTCCTCTCGTGCTACATTACTgtcagctggtgtttgtttgtcttctttgtgtgttaaatcaataattaataCTGGAAAATCCTTAAACTACTGTGCGGTGCCACCCGCCTGAGTCCAACACAagcatgttattttaattactaacaaataaacttttattatttattttcttaattgcCTTTTTGCAAAAATACGTTTTTACTCTactctaaactaaactaaatatttcaaatgaattAGAATGAAGAGTTCCCCAGGGGGAAATTCTCAGGAAATAGTATCTTGTGAGTGACTTGAAACTGACCAAAATGAGATTTTCTCCTAATTTTCAATTTTCTGGGTGCTGATTTACCATTTATCCATTTTCCCTGGAATTTGATTTTCTCGGCTGCATGATCATTGGAAAGCTATGTTGCATAATTGTTTCTAGGCAACATTAAATTCATTCAAAGAGATAACGTGACTTGTTTTTCCCTATTAAAGTGTTCAAATTTAGAGAATAGAAAAAGTGATCTAACAGTTGATTTTCTTTGTGATTTATGTAAAACTTGAATGTCGTTTATGTCTTCCAAAGAAAAAATAACACtacacatttacatgcacatgcccatttatttaaatgataattaCAAGTGTgtgcagtcatttaaaaaagcagGGTTTTATGTAGATGTGGACCAGGTGTGGATTTTTCCTCACTACAAAGATTTCTTCAGTTTAACAGCTGATGTCTTTGCTCTCCTCTGATAGATTTGCATTTAAATATGTACCATaataattagaaataaaaagCTTGTATGCCAATAAAGGTGTTTGCAAACTGACAATGGCACCAACTCACTGGGAGAGGATGAAGAAACTTCACTAAAATTTAAACTCTTAACACTGCACCTGAATACTTAAACAgttcattgaaaaaaaacaagttcttCTTACTAAACAATAATACATTGCCATTCCTTtgactgcaaaataaaacccaGTGTCATTAAACACAGTAAAGCATCTCATTTTTGGAACAGCACTTGAGACCGCTTTAATACTACACAAAGATAAGTTATGCGTCACTGCTTAAATAGTGTTGAGAGAAAGTGACAAAATTACAGTTTTGCTGAACATGACACATCAAGTTAATTCTTTTCAAACGAGAGTCTGTTACTGCTGCATCATTCCTGGGATACAGGACGACCTTGGAGCTGAAAACTTGTCATTAGACTAAGATACATTCAATTTTATTCATCAGGAAAAATTGTCCCTGCAAGACTTTAATGTCACACTCAAAAGTGCCATAATTCAAGGCCTTCACTGTCAATCAAATAGTTACTGCACAGGAAATCAGGACAGGAAGAGATGGGGACAGTAAGAGCaacttttcaaactaaaacttAGGTAAAAGTTTTTCAATTAGACATAAAAATGCTCtgagcattttgttttttttcacaaagacTTGTTTCAGAAGTGTTCCTTTTATTGTGGTTGTGATGGTGTACTGTGACAGAGCTGCAGGAAAGAGCTGGACTCAAACTGAAGCAGTACTCTGCCTTCACACACAGGACTTGTTTTTAACCAGGTGAGCTGCCAGTGTGCCCCACATTCGAAGCTTTTTACGTAAATGATAAAGCATTAACTTTTTCTCTCATCTGAACAGACAAAATCCCACCaggcagaaaaacacatgtgatGAGATGGAGGGTTTGCTTGTGAGCAGGTTGTGTATTAATACTAACTTCTCCTGGTGTCTACTAAGTCAAAACACTGCATGAGCAGGGGAAAACTGCTTAGTTGGCATGTTCAGaactcacattttctttttaaaaactctgCCTTAATCTTCACAGGGAATTACAGCGAGATTGACTTTTGGGTTGTCAGTCTGCAGAAGGTGGCTCCTTTAGTTCCTAAAACTTCACAGAACGTTTTATCTGTTGTTGCACAAAGCTGAAGGTGAACACAACTCAGTGATGTGGAGAAAACACCTAATTAGCAATCAGTAGCAAGCTTCTGACATAACAGGACGAGCTTGGCACCCTTATTAACACAAGCTTCCTATATAATAGGCAGTGACGTGAAATTTAAATGTGCAGGCAGTTTCTCTTCTCAAGCTAAAACCTTATTTGAGATAATTAAGCAATTTCAgctgaatgtgttttcttttgactATGCTTATTCTGATTACAAGACAAAACTTCTTCATGAAAATGTAGCTTGCAGAGTAACACACTATAATTGAATGAATGTTTCTGTTTGaggaaaatctaaaaaaaaaaactgataagAAGAGAAGCCTTTTGCAGAGCAGCaaccaaaaaaaatcatgtttggCCCCTTTTATTAACCAACCACTGCGCAAGTAGCCATCAGTACACATTTCGGCATGTGGTCACAGCTGCAGGGTTGCCGTCTCAACGAATGATCATATCCACCTCTGCagctgagaacacacacacacacacacacctcggaCATCCCATCAGAAAGCAGGAGCCCTtgatcaaaacaaatgtttcacatCACTGGAACCACAATTCTTTATAGCACACCTAACACTAAAATTCACTAActcaaccttcatacaaccagGGAGGGAAGTCAACAGCAGCCACCAGCCAAATGGAAGATTTAGCAGGTAAGGCTGTTTTTAGTTTTCAACCGAATTGTTATTTTACCTCCCAGTGCACAACTTGTCTTTCAAATTGAGGCACGACAAAACACGGACTGAACAAAATAATACTGCGCGCAGCAACACGTCTACTCAACAAAATATGTGCCAACtcgttttttaaattaaagcaaacaaaaaatgacagtaCCCTTTgcataaacatgaataaaaaaactaatAGTCAGTGGATGTACAATTAATGCAAGTGAATCTGAGACGGGCAGAGTGGCGTGTTCGTGGAATTGTGACACCATGAACTGGACTCAGGACGACCCCCGCTCTTATCCCTCTAGATGAGAACCTGTGCACACTACTCCACGTCGTCCACATCCTCCGTTGCAATGGTGCTGGTTTGCTCTGAGGTCATACctacaagaaaaaacaacaccatttaacgTAAGAAAAAAATTAGGTTGCGAGTTCATAGTCCCACGTATACAGGCGCGTATGTTGACAATGACCCTCATGCCATAGCTGAAAGTATGCTTATACGTCAGGGGACAAAAGGGAGGTAAAATGTTCAACTGCCAGCTTTTAGAAACATTAGCTATAAGGGACATGCTCTAAAAATGTACATACAAAAATCAGTGGATAAACTTGAGGGGTAAAAAATGGtcaaaacatcaaaatcaaaacGAATATAcgaataaacattttatttttcttcaaaagCCTTAAAACCTAATGCTGTAATGTGTAACttgcatttgtatttaatgtgCATGTGGACTGTActgtgcataataataataataataataagtcataCTTGAGGCATCGTCGTCATTGGGAGACTTCTGCTCTTCCACATAACCATGACTCAGCAGCATGGACATGCTGACAGGAGGAGCCTTCTTATCATGAcatctggagagagagagagagagatggcagaCGGCACCAttactgtgtttgtctgacaaCAACAACCTCTAATAATAATCAATCTAACCATAACCCCTTTCATACATAGTTTGAAGGGTTAACTTGAgtgaaaatattgaaaacacaTTAGGATGTTAAACAATTGATTAGACATTCTGTAAACATGGACGAAAAAGATATCTACTCACACTCTCTTGTATTTGTTGGTTAGAGTGAGACCCTCCAACTCATTGGCAACACCATCAGGAGACTCCTGTAGCAATGAAATGTCACCAAACCGCAGTTAATACGAACTCCACTACAAACCACAAATAAACATGTGGAGTAGGCAAATCAGATCTGGGTAATACAGCTGAAAACAAATTATTGAAAATAAGTTTGGGTGAAATTAGTCATGCGATGAAGATGATTGAAGAAACAGTTGAGAACTAAAAATTGCACCACACAAAAATGTGCACAATTCCCTGGAGTAAACCCAACAAAACTCAATAGACATATTGCCATTTGCTTAATATACTGCATTCACAAAACAGAACTCTCTTGTAACATGTCTTGTTACAGCAAATGTTGATGCGCTTACAATTTGCAATTATTGTATTTCATCTACATATATTATTCCAAGATATCAACCTTGCTTCTTATTaaccaaaaaatataaatatgaggTGATTTGAAATACATGTATAGCTTATATTTCAAattaatgtcttgttttatcagGTACTTTCCAAGCAAGACTTACCTGAAACTTTATTAATATCACAACAAAATTACCATAGAGCCAAAGTACACCAGCAGAAAATAAGTCCCACATGAATTCGAACAAAAATGCGAAATAATGGAACGATGGAATCACGTGAAAATAAATGGAATGGTGAtggtaaaaattaaaataataaaatatgacatattGGTATGGTGTCCATGTTGGGGGTGACTAGTTTGGTCTATTCACCTTAACTTTATCAGGGGAAAAGCTATCAGTCTCTCTTTCCCAGGACCCATTGTTATCAGTGCCAAACGGCGCAAACAGGGGCTGGCTGCCCCCCTTCATCTGGCTGTTGGGAGACGTTGCTTTGTTTCCACTGTAAGCACAAAACCA
Above is a window of Solea senegalensis isolate Sse05_10M linkage group LG2, IFAPA_SoseM_1, whole genome shotgun sequence DNA encoding:
- the lg2h7orf57 gene encoding uncharacterized protein C7orf57 homolog, giving the protein MSNPAVPNHRRTKPGGIKPAPVTSGVTGPSSQIPGLSQTADESTPVERASGRRVGIFESDSDYIKLAKQGGHKGLLSHDADGDDKPKKVYNPPTSWFGPDESKSGNKATSPNSQMKGGSQPLFAPFGTDNNGSWERETDSFSPDKVKESPDGVANELEGLTLTNKYKRVCHDKKAPPVSMSMLLSHGYVEEQKSPNDDDASSMTSEQTSTIATEDVDDVE